A genome region from Solirubrobacter pauli includes the following:
- a CDS encoding HD domain-containing protein, translating to MTRIYIPSHGAQDWRWLLAKPRLHWRHGASAKALADSWEAGDPWPAEIRSALAASGFGELELLFAAPEHETPLPGGSRASQTDLLVLARRPAGDQIVFAVEGKVNEPFGDHAVDQWRVQSDSQGRKDRLAFLLDRLGLADDASVASLRYQLLHRTVAALLEAERFGAPEAVMLVHSFSATAEWRDDYVSFARALGADPDEQPIVPAQVPGDVTLHLGWVTGPVEPDVPGQRLGARFDRAVRLARELHAAQQRKGTQIPYLAHLLGVASLVLEDGGSEDEAIAGLLHDAVEDQGGARTLREIEQLFGREVAHIVAACSDTDVVPKPPWRERKEAYIAHLATAHPSVLRVSLADKLHNARAIQYDLQSGADVWRRFNAGRDEVLWYYGALADAFLQRGAGPMAVELQRTAAAIAANAPDRSAPGGGRETVVSSPKVAVTVEPVPEEPAEGVPAALVIPEPDNAVADQLARVVRALVAREPDQALAEISSLAGVTARTHPIERMPTLPRGQWPKSTHGQTRNPAIGVIARVYVRDGFTCGWCGRQTIPTQVLRLLSHAFPEQFPYHNAWKMDIAPRAYWDISTSLDHVRAVSMGGDYQAPTNLVTACARCQYQKSNLPVEALGWTLRSDGDRWSGLVDQYAALWEQLGKPDTAEHSKWVRAFAAALNAEPLPVPEC from the coding sequence ATGACGCGAATCTACATCCCGTCTCACGGCGCGCAGGACTGGCGCTGGCTGTTGGCCAAACCCCGCCTGCACTGGCGCCACGGCGCGTCCGCGAAAGCGCTCGCCGACAGCTGGGAAGCCGGCGACCCGTGGCCGGCCGAGATCCGGTCCGCGCTGGCGGCCAGCGGCTTCGGCGAACTCGAGTTGTTGTTCGCCGCCCCGGAGCACGAGACGCCGCTGCCCGGGGGTTCACGCGCATCACAGACCGACCTGCTGGTGCTCGCCCGACGCCCGGCAGGCGACCAGATCGTGTTCGCGGTCGAGGGCAAGGTCAACGAGCCGTTCGGCGACCACGCTGTCGATCAGTGGCGGGTCCAGAGCGACAGCCAGGGCCGCAAGGACCGGCTGGCGTTCCTGCTTGACCGGCTGGGTCTTGCCGACGACGCTTCGGTGGCGAGCCTGCGCTACCAGCTGCTGCACCGCACGGTCGCCGCGCTGCTCGAAGCCGAGCGCTTCGGGGCGCCTGAGGCCGTGATGCTCGTGCACTCGTTCAGTGCAACCGCCGAATGGCGTGACGACTACGTGAGCTTCGCGCGCGCCCTCGGCGCCGACCCCGACGAGCAGCCGATCGTGCCCGCGCAGGTGCCGGGCGACGTGACCCTGCATCTCGGCTGGGTCACCGGGCCCGTTGAGCCTGACGTCCCAGGTCAGCGGCTCGGCGCGCGCTTTGACCGGGCCGTGCGGCTCGCCCGCGAGCTCCACGCGGCGCAACAGCGAAAGGGCACGCAGATCCCGTACCTCGCGCACCTGCTGGGCGTCGCATCGCTGGTGCTCGAGGACGGCGGATCAGAGGACGAGGCGATCGCGGGGCTGCTGCACGACGCCGTCGAGGACCAGGGGGGCGCCCGGACGCTGCGCGAGATCGAGCAGCTCTTCGGACGCGAAGTCGCCCACATCGTCGCCGCCTGCTCGGACACCGACGTGGTCCCCAAGCCGCCGTGGCGTGAGCGCAAGGAGGCCTACATCGCTCACCTGGCCACCGCACATCCGTCCGTGCTGCGCGTCTCGCTGGCCGACAAGCTCCATAACGCGCGAGCGATCCAGTACGACCTGCAATCCGGCGCGGACGTGTGGCGCCGCTTCAACGCCGGTCGCGACGAAGTGCTCTGGTACTACGGCGCCCTGGCCGACGCTTTCCTGCAGCGCGGTGCCGGCCCAATGGCCGTCGAGCTGCAACGGACCGCGGCCGCCATCGCGGCGAATGCGCCCGATCGTTCTGCTCCGGGGGGCGGTCGCGAGACGGTCGTCAGCTCGCCGAAGGTCGCGGTCACCGTCGAGCCCGTGCCCGAGGAGCCCGCCGAAGGTGTGCCCGCGGCACTGGTCATCCCCGAGCCCGATAACGCCGTCGCCGACCAGCTCGCGCGCGTCGTACGTGCGCTCGTGGCCCGCGAGCCTGACCAGGCCCTGGCCGAGATCTCCAGCCTGGCGGGCGTCACCGCCCGCACGCATCCGATCGAGCGGATGCCGACGTTGCCCCGGGGGCAGTGGCCCAAGTCGACGCACGGGCAGACCCGCAATCCCGCGATCGGAGTGATCGCCCGGGTGTACGTCCGCGACGGATTCACGTGCGGCTGGTGCGGGCGCCAAACGATTCCGACCCAGGTGCTGCGGCTTCTATCGCACGCGTTTCCGGAGCAATTCCCGTACCACAACGCGTGGAAGATGGACATCGCTCCGCGGGCGTACTGGGACATCTCGACCAGCCTGGATCACGTGCGTGCCGTCTCGATGGGTGGCGACTACCAGGCCCCCACGAACCTGGTGACCGCGTGCGCGCGCTGCCAGTACCAAAAGAGCAACCTCCCAGTCGAGGCGCTGGGTTGGACGTTGCGCAGCGACGGCGACCGGTGGTCCGGGCTCGTCGACCAGTACGCCGCGCTGTGGGAACAACTCGGCAAGCCAGACACAGCCGAGCACAGCAAGTGGGTTCGTGCCTTCGCGGCGGCACTGAATGCCGAGCCCCTTCCTGTACCCGAGTGCTGA
- a CDS encoding tyrosine-type recombinase/integrase: MSSADDGPIAPELNPALVERIAHRVLLRLVSDSRGDDFQLLTVAQVARRLQVHSSWVYANARQLGALRLGTGPKAPLRFDPRRVALAVGDPSLPAAGPSSARRRPEPPALRRLPSLPTPARGHQSAASTGPSTGAAETRCGRRPTGQVRKTWRKRDEQWRFALRIWWQGERVWVPLGLEADGWNDYRAKLELENVTREIAAGVWRPPTPQPLDPGDRNPIFREFATFWLDEKQPDLERSTYDDYRNLLTNHVLPAFHDKRLSEINYEAINAYRTARLREGARRKRASEAGVPLHGRPGRPLRPFGARQVNASVRLLAQILDRAVRSERFDLEHHRARERELKVKREKPVYRRFLEVDELLDVLDAALEIDQRSSPETLELGKTVRHLREIERLPWTRIAATIGRAESTTIWLSRQTAGGRRARRAMIATLGLSGLRAHEVADLRRRHLDFTHGRIVIADGKTYGSVREVHMSPFLREELLVYVAEVGQTGADELVFPTRRGTPHSRQNLNRRVLAPAVARATQARATRGDAVLPPAITPHTLRRTFVTLSAQAGRSPSWIQAQIGHADMTTMQRYYMQASHSETQPRMKRLVEYVLDEAGMTNQAHAPTGEARQTLLLPDDPAAPGI, from the coding sequence ATGAGCTCCGCGGATGACGGGCCGATCGCCCCCGAACTGAACCCCGCACTCGTGGAACGCATCGCGCACAGGGTCCTCCTGCGGCTGGTCAGCGACAGCCGCGGCGACGACTTTCAGTTGCTCACCGTCGCCCAAGTCGCGCGTCGCTTGCAGGTGCATTCGAGCTGGGTCTATGCCAATGCTCGACAGTTAGGCGCGTTGCGCCTTGGGACTGGCCCCAAGGCGCCCCTGCGCTTCGATCCGCGCCGCGTCGCGTTGGCGGTCGGGGACCCGTCCCTTCCGGCGGCCGGGCCGTCAAGCGCGCGCAGGCGCCCGGAGCCGCCAGCCCTCCGGCGGTTGCCGTCGCTGCCCACACCCGCACGCGGGCACCAGTCGGCGGCGTCCACCGGACCGTCAACCGGCGCCGCTGAGACCCGATGTGGACGTCGGCCCACAGGTCAGGTCAGGAAGACGTGGCGCAAACGTGACGAGCAATGGCGCTTCGCGCTGCGGATCTGGTGGCAGGGCGAACGCGTATGGGTGCCCCTCGGACTTGAAGCCGACGGCTGGAACGACTACCGCGCGAAGCTCGAGCTGGAGAACGTGACGCGCGAGATCGCCGCCGGTGTCTGGCGCCCGCCGACGCCGCAGCCGCTCGACCCGGGCGACCGCAATCCGATCTTCCGCGAGTTCGCCACCTTCTGGCTCGACGAGAAGCAGCCGGACCTCGAGCGCAGCACGTACGACGACTACCGGAACCTGCTGACCAACCACGTGCTGCCGGCGTTTCACGACAAGCGCCTGTCGGAGATCAACTACGAGGCGATCAACGCGTACCGGACGGCGCGGCTGCGCGAGGGCGCCAGGCGCAAGCGGGCGAGCGAGGCGGGTGTGCCGCTTCACGGTCGCCCCGGGCGACCGCTGCGGCCGTTCGGCGCGCGGCAGGTCAACGCCAGCGTCCGGCTACTCGCCCAGATCCTGGATCGCGCCGTGCGCTCGGAGAGGTTCGACCTGGAGCACCACCGCGCGCGGGAGCGCGAGCTGAAGGTCAAGCGCGAGAAGCCGGTCTACAGACGCTTCCTCGAAGTCGACGAACTGCTCGACGTGCTCGACGCGGCCCTGGAGATCGACCAGCGCTCGAGCCCCGAGACGCTGGAACTGGGGAAGACGGTGCGCCACCTGCGCGAGATCGAACGGCTGCCGTGGACGCGCATCGCGGCCACGATCGGCCGAGCGGAATCGACCACGATCTGGCTCTCCCGACAGACCGCGGGCGGTCGGCGCGCGCGCCGGGCGATGATCGCGACACTGGGCTTGTCCGGCCTCCGCGCCCACGAGGTCGCGGATCTGCGCCGTCGCCACCTGGACTTCACCCACGGGCGCATCGTCATCGCCGACGGTAAGACGTACGGCAGCGTCCGCGAGGTCCACATGTCGCCGTTCCTGCGCGAGGAGCTGCTGGTCTACGTCGCGGAAGTCGGGCAGACCGGCGCTGACGAGCTCGTGTTCCCGACCCGGCGGGGCACGCCGCACTCGCGCCAGAACCTCAACCGCCGCGTCCTGGCGCCGGCCGTCGCACGCGCCACGCAAGCCCGAGCGACGCGCGGCGACGCGGTGCTACCGCCCGCGATCACACCGCACACGCTGCGCCGCACGTTCGTCACGCTCTCGGCGCAGGCCGGGCGCAGCCCCTCGTGGATCCAGGCGCAGATCGGCCACGCCGACATGACCACGATGCAGCGCTACTACATGCAGGCCTCGCACTCAGAGACGCAGCCCCGAATGAAGCGCCTCGTCGAGTACGTGCTCGATGAAGCCGGCATGACGAACCAAGCCCACGCACCGACCGGCGAGGCTCGGCAAACGCTCTTGCTCCCCGACGATCCCGCCGCCCCGGGTATCTGA
- a CDS encoding serine/threonine-protein kinase — MAEPAPSASRRIAGYELLRLHGRGGMGEVYEARDRALERRVALKVLAEHLVGDASAATRFQREITLAARVEHVGIVPVYTAGVDAASGRVYIATRFVDGPNLQTQVRVNGPLKPSDATTVLGQLGSALQAVHDAGLVHRDVKPHNVLLWAPGARDQHALLTDFGIASAVHDTGHLTRAGAIVGSPAYMAPELWRGEPATPASDQYALACVAQFILTGRGPFDTLSDAWPRRHLEGVPEPLPSAAAPATQRAIARALSKRPADRFSSVRAFLDQLGAAAAFDRAEAVTQVLRAGTDETVTHALTEQYALTEPTVALLTDRAPSEIIRERRLAARRAIMGGD, encoded by the coding sequence ATGGCTGAACCGGCGCCGTCGGCGAGCCGTCGCATCGCGGGTTACGAACTGCTCCGCCTGCACGGCCGAGGCGGCATGGGTGAGGTCTACGAAGCCCGCGACCGCGCCCTCGAGCGTCGCGTGGCGCTGAAGGTGCTGGCTGAGCACCTCGTCGGGGACGCGTCCGCCGCGACGCGATTTCAGCGCGAGATCACGTTGGCCGCGCGCGTGGAGCACGTCGGCATCGTTCCCGTGTACACGGCCGGGGTCGATGCGGCCTCGGGCCGCGTCTACATCGCGACGCGGTTCGTGGACGGCCCTAATCTTCAGACGCAGGTCAGGGTGAACGGTCCGCTGAAGCCGAGCGACGCGACGACGGTGCTGGGGCAGCTGGGTTCCGCGCTCCAGGCGGTGCACGACGCAGGGCTCGTACATCGTGACGTCAAGCCGCACAACGTGCTGCTGTGGGCACCCGGTGCTCGCGACCAGCACGCGCTGCTCACGGACTTCGGGATCGCGAGCGCGGTCCACGACACCGGCCACTTGACCCGCGCGGGCGCGATCGTCGGCTCACCGGCCTACATGGCTCCCGAGCTCTGGCGGGGGGAGCCGGCGACCCCGGCCAGCGATCAGTACGCGTTGGCCTGCGTCGCCCAGTTCATCCTGACGGGCCGGGGACCGTTCGACACGCTGTCCGACGCGTGGCCCCGCCGCCATCTCGAAGGCGTCCCCGAGCCGTTGCCGTCCGCCGCCGCACCGGCCACGCAGCGCGCGATCGCGCGCGCGCTGTCCAAGCGCCCGGCCGACCGCTTCTCCTCGGTCCGGGCGTTCCTCGATCAGCTCGGCGCCGCTGCCGCCTTCGACCGGGCTGAGGCGGTCACGCAGGTGCTGCGCGCCGGCACGGACGAGACCGTCACGCACGCGCTCACAGAGCAGTACGCGCTCACCGAGCCCACGGTGGCGCTGCTCACCGACCGCGCACCCAGCGAGATCATCCGCGAGCGTCGCCTCGCGGCGCGCCGGGCGATCATGGGTGGCGACTAG